A window of Cryptomeria japonica chromosome 3, Sugi_1.0, whole genome shotgun sequence contains these coding sequences:
- the LOC131060205 gene encoding B-box zinc finger protein 22 gives MKMKVQCDVCEIAEATLMCIADEAALCSQCDDKVHAANKLASKHQRVPLISPSHLPKCDICQEKNAYFFCVEDRALLCRQCDVSIHSANHLVAAHQRLLVTGIKVGLDPIKNISGEKAATGLKEVSASAMNKGPGTVLKGPGTMHKGPGTRPGAAIVSDYISESLPGWRMDEAFLLPYIDNGYGFDEPGSSKADNGNFGEYEWSTSPSGAKESNVEEYIAQVPEMPSPPTASGLYWPHRLIPPTQGKNNQVFGFCEFYNPPLVPDIGCQSSPPDSPLSKRRKLVA, from the exons ATGAAGATGAAGGTGCAGTGCGATGTATGCGAAATAGCAGAGGCAACTCTTATGTGTATTGCAGATGAGGCCGCTCTCTGTTCTCAGTGTGATGATAAAGTCCATGCCGCCAACAAGCTCGCAAGCAAACATCAGAGGGTACCACTTATCTCCCCTTCTCATTTGCCCAAATGTGACATTTGCCAG GAGAAGAATGCATATTTTTTCTGTGTGGAGGATCGAGCCCTGCTGTGCAGGCAGTGTGATGTTTCAATACATTCTGCTAACCATCTTGTAGCTGCCCATCAGAGATTGCTTGTGACGGGAATCAAGGTTGGCCTTGATCCCATCAAAAACATATCTGGTGAGAAGGCAGCAACTGGTTTGAAGGAAGTTAGTGCAAGTGCAATGAACAAGGGGCCAGGGACAGTGCTCAAGGGGCCAGGGACAATGCACAAGGGCCCAGGTACGCGACCAGGAGCAGCTATCGTCTCCGACTATATTTCTGAATCATTACCAGGCTGGCGAATGGATGAGGCTTTCCTTCTTCCTTACATTGATAATGGTTATGGTTTTGATGAGCCAGGGTCTTCCAAG GCAGATAATGGCAATTTTGGAGAATATGAATGGAGCACAAGTCCCTCTGGCGCAAAGGAATCTAATGTAGAAGAATATATAGCACAGGTGCCAGAGATGCCTTCACCTCCCACTGCATCTGGACTTTATTGGCCTCACAGACTAATTCCTCCAACTCAAGGCAAGAATAACCAGGTCTTTGGCTTCTGTGAATTTTACAATCCTCCTCTAGTCCCTGATATCGGATGTCAATCTTCTCCACCTGATTCTCCTCTGTCTAAGAGAAGAAAATTGGTGGCTTAG